From one Brachypodium distachyon strain Bd21 chromosome 4, Brachypodium_distachyon_v3.0, whole genome shotgun sequence genomic stretch:
- the LOC100827218 gene encoding aspartic proteinase Asp1: protein MSARWGPPAGLVLLLLLLSAVAARADRPARAGKAAEAEPEESSAVFQLYGDVYPHGLYYVAMSIGNPPRPYFLDVDTGSDLTWLQCDAPCVSCNKVPHPLYRPTKNKIVPCVDQLCSSLHGGLSGKHKCDSPKQQCDYEIKYADQGSSLGVLLTDSFAVRLANSSIVRPSLAFGCGYDQQVGSSTEVAPTDGVLGLGSGSISLLSQLKQHGITKNVVGHCLSIRGGGFLFFGDNLVPYSRATWVPMVRSAFKNYYSPGTASLYFGGRSLGVRPMEVVLDSGSSFTYFGAQPYQALVTALKSDLSKTLKEVFDPSLPLCWKGKKPFKSVLDVKKEFKSLVLSFSNGKKALMEIPPENYLIVTKFGNACLGILNGSEIGLKDLNIVGDITMQDQMVIYDNERGQIGWIRAPCDRIPNENTIHGFEEGYCWPQFPGIIGIQNEECAANYRSNKE from the exons ATGTCTGCCAGGTGGggcccgccggccggcctcgtcctgctcctcctgctgctgtcggcggtggcggcgcgcgcggacAGGCCGGCGAGGGCCGGGAAggccgcggaggcggagccCGAGGAGTCCTCCGCCGTCTTCCAGCTCTACGGCGACGTATACCCCCACGG GCTGTACTACGTGGCCATGAGCATCGGCAACCCGCCGAGGCCTTACTTCCTCGACGTCGACACCGGCAGCGACCTCACCTGGCTCCAATGCGATGCCCCCTGCGTCAGCTGCAACAAG GTGCCACACCCGCTCTACAGACCAACAAAGAACAAGATTGTACCATGTGTGGATCAGCTGTGCAGCTCTCTACATGGCGGTCTGAGCGGAAAGCACAAGTGCGACTCACCGAAGCAGCAATGTGACTATGAAATCAAGTATGCCGACCAGGGCTCGTCCCTGGGCGTGCTTCTCACTGACAGCTTTGCAGTCCGCCTTGCCAACAGCTCCATCGTCCGTCCCAGTCTTGCATTCGG GTGTGGGTATGACCAGCAGGTTGGGAGCAGCACTGAGGTAGCGCCAACTGATGGTGTGCTTGGGCTTGGGAGTGGATCAATCAGCTTGCTTTCACAGCTCAAGCAGCATGGGATTACTAAGAACGTGGTTGGCCACTGCCTCAGCATCAGAGGAGGGGGATTCCTCTTCTTTGGAGACAATCTTGTGCCTTATTCACGTGCGACATGGGTGCCTATGGTTAGGAGTGCATTCAA GAATTACTACTCACCGGGTACAGCGAGCCTGTATTTTGGTGGCCGATCACTAGGTGTAAGACCAATGGAAGTAGTATTGGACAGTGGCAGCTCATTCACCTACTTTGGTGCCCAGCCATATCAAGCGCTTGTCACTGCA CTTAAGAGTGATCTTAGCAAGACGCTGAAAGAGGTATTCGACCCTTCTCTCCCTCTTTGCTGGAAAGGGAAGAAACCATTCAAATCCGTGCTGGATGTCAAAAAGGAGTTCAAATCATTAGTTTTGAGCTTTTCTAACGGCAAGAAAGCACTCATGGAGATCCCTCCTGAGAACTACCTCATTGTCACT AAATTCGGGAATGCGTGCTTGGGAATCCTCAACGGATCGGAGATCGGCCTCAAGGATCTGAACATTGTGGGAG ACATTACAATGCAGGATCAGATGGTGATATATGACAATGAGAGAGGGCAGATTGGATGGATCCGTGCACCCTGTGACAGAATCCCCAA CGAAAATACCATTCACGGATTCGAAGAAGGTTATTGTTGGCCTCAGTTCCCCGGCATCATTGGTATTCAGAACGAAGAGTGTGCAGCTAACTACCGTTCAAACAAAGAGTGA